One genomic region from Cetobacterium sp. 8H encodes:
- a CDS encoding Na+/H+ antiporter NhaC family protein, which produces MNRISELLKLSPVAVLAMLMFMGYDALIAAPLATIYAALVAVVIEKKKINDIMDAVINNAKEMQIAFFILMVAYAMAEVFMATGVGASIINLALNVGLTGRTVAVVGIVVTSVLSIATGTSWGTFAACAPIFLWLNHIVGGNIDLTVGAIAGGACFGDNIGLISDTTIVSSGIQKVEVLKRIRHQGFWSLLVLVLGIVAFYVAGIVMDLPTTTGDAATAITQIPEGVWAVLAEKRESAVTLLNQVKNGVPTYMIVPLILVLIAAFRGLTTLLCLFIGIFSAYGLGLVAGTVTDTSEFLNMVMSGFAGAGSWVIVMMMWVAAFGGIMKLMDAFRPLSNIVVRISRNVRQLMFCNGMLSILGNAGLADEMAQIVTIGPIIREIVEKNVEGSPEDIEVLRLRNATFSDALGVFGSQLIPWHVYIGFYLGIIQAVYPLYTFRAIDIIRYNFLAMIAVSTILIATLTGLDRFIPRFGLPREPKVRLKKTVKDSVVKETI; this is translated from the coding sequence ATGAACAGAATTTCAGAATTATTAAAATTAAGTCCAGTAGCAGTGTTAGCAATGCTGATGTTTATGGGTTATGATGCTTTAATAGCTGCACCACTAGCAACAATATATGCAGCTTTAGTAGCGGTGGTTATAGAAAAAAAGAAAATAAATGATATTATGGATGCGGTTATAAATAATGCTAAAGAGATGCAGATTGCTTTCTTTATTCTTATGGTAGCTTATGCTATGGCTGAGGTATTTATGGCAACAGGTGTAGGAGCTTCGATAATTAACTTAGCATTAAATGTTGGTCTGACAGGAAGAACAGTAGCGGTGGTAGGAATAGTTGTTACATCGGTTCTATCAATTGCAACAGGAACTAGTTGGGGAACATTTGCAGCATGTGCACCGATATTTTTATGGCTAAATCATATCGTAGGTGGAAATATCGATCTAACGGTTGGAGCTATAGCTGGAGGAGCATGTTTTGGAGATAATATAGGGCTTATTTCAGATACGACAATAGTAAGTTCTGGAATTCAAAAGGTAGAGGTTTTAAAAAGAATAAGACATCAAGGGTTTTGGTCTTTATTAGTATTGGTATTAGGAATTGTAGCATTTTATGTAGCTGGAATAGTTATGGATTTACCTACTACAACAGGGGATGCAGCAACAGCAATAACGCAAATACCAGAGGGTGTTTGGGCAGTTTTAGCAGAAAAAAGAGAGTCTGCTGTAACTCTGTTAAATCAAGTAAAAAATGGAGTTCCAACATACATGATTGTTCCTTTAATTCTTGTTTTAATAGCAGCATTTAGAGGGTTAACGACATTACTTTGTCTGTTTATAGGAATATTCTCAGCATATGGATTAGGTCTTGTAGCAGGAACTGTAACAGATACTTCAGAATTTTTAAATATGGTTATGTCTGGATTTGCAGGAGCAGGTTCATGGGTTATTGTTATGATGATGTGGGTAGCAGCTTTTGGTGGAATTATGAAACTGATGGATGCATTTAGACCACTATCAAATATAGTTGTTAGAATTTCTAGAAATGTAAGACAACTTATGTTTTGTAATGGAATGTTATCAATATTAGGAAATGCAGGATTAGCTGATGAGATGGCTCAAATAGTTACTATAGGACCTATCATAAGAGAGATTGTAGAGAAAAATGTAGAAGGTTCACCTGAAGACATAGAAGTATTAAGACTTAGAAATGCAACGTTCAGTGATGCTTTAGGAGTTTTTGGATCACAACTTATTCCATGGCATGTGTATATAGGTTTCTATTTAGGTATTATCCAAGCGGTATATCCTCTATATACATTTAGGGCTATTGACATAATAAGATACAACTTCTTAGCAATGATTGCTGTATCAACAATTTTAATAGCTACATTGACTGGACTAGATAGATTTATTCCAAGATTTGGATTACCTAGAGAACCAAAGGTAAGATTAAAAAAGACTGTAAAAGACTCAGTAGTTAAAGAAACAATATAA